In the genome of Triticum urartu cultivar G1812 chromosome 5, Tu2.1, whole genome shotgun sequence, one region contains:
- the LOC125555959 gene encoding zinc finger protein CONSTANS-LIKE 5-like — protein sequence MCTRSNSAFVPPVPKPQQKKWRQEEESGGGRRGSRASRRALTKSEDVRRYSAVERRERIERYRSKRKRRNFQKKITYACRKALADRRRRIQGRFAQAGEEDQKACLAETTGQGSSSSSGSAVPEWWPAMEEALARKEEVDGITKLLRWDHEMLVSYLGLNLSCASDPSNHPST from the exons ATGTGTACCCGGAGCAACTCGGCCTTCGTGCCGCCGGTGCCGAAGCCGCAGCAGAAGAAGTGGCGGCAGGAAGAGGAGTCAGGAGGCGGTCGCAGGGGATCCCGGGCCTCCCGGCGTGCGTTGACGAAGAGCGAGGATGTGCGGAGGTACAGCGCGGTGGAGCGTCGTGAGCGCATCGAGAGATACCGGAGCAAGCGCAAGCGCCGCAACTTCCAAAAGAAGATCACC TACGCTTGCCGGAAGGCGCTCGCGGATAGACGGCGAAGGATCCAGGGGCGCTTCGCACAAGCCGGAGAGGAAGATCAAAAGGCGTGCCTTGCAGAAACGACAGGCCAAGGTTCAAGCAGCAGTAGCGGAAGTGCGGTGCCGGAGTGGTGGCCAGCAATGGAGGAGGCGCTGGCCaggaaggaggaggtggatgGCATCACTAAGCTCCTCCGCTGGGACCATGAGATGCTCGTCTCATACCTCGGCCTGAACCTCTCCTGTGCTAGTGACCCTTCCAATCATCCATCCACCTGA